A portion of the Roseovarius sp. M141 genome contains these proteins:
- a CDS encoding cytochrome c family protein, whose product MIKKILASIAAIAALSAPAFADGDAEKGKKVFKKCQACHQVGEDAKNRVGPILNGVIERQAGAIEDFKYSDAMVEAGEKGLIWTHENIAEYLKKPRDFIPGNKMTFAGLRKEDDIEDVIAYLEIFPGEEK is encoded by the coding sequence ATGATCAAAAAAATACTTGCAAGTATTGCTGCGATCGCGGCGCTTTCGGCTCCAGCATTTGCCGATGGCGACGCCGAGAAAGGCAAGAAAGTCTTCAAGAAGTGCCAGGCCTGCCATCAGGTTGGCGAGGACGCGAAGAACCGTGTGGGTCCGATCCTGAACGGTGTTATCGAGCGTCAGGCGGGGGCTATCGAGGATTTCAAATATTCAGACGCTATGGTCGAGGCTGGTGAAAAAGGACTGATCTGGACCCATGAGAACATCGCCGAATACCTCAAAAAGCCTCGGGATTTCATTCCTGGCAACAAGATGACCTTTGCCGGCCTGCGCAAAGAAGACGATATCGAGGACGTGATCGCCTATCTTGAGATATTTCCGGGCGAAGAAAAGTAA